The Corallincola holothuriorum genomic interval CAAGGGTGGGTATCCGAGCAATGATTAAATACTGCATCCAGTAAGATCTTCATACCACGCTGATGCATATCATCGGTCAGCGCAGCGAGGGCTTGATTGCCGCCAAAGTTCAGGTCGACATTTTCATAATCTTCTATGTCGTACTTATGCACACTGGGCGAAGTAAACACCGGATTCAGATAAAGCGCGGTGACGCCAAGCGACTGCAGATAATCCAGTTTATTTTTAACACCGACCAGATCCCCCCCGTAAAACTCTGTATTTGGATTATCCCCATCTATCGGTTCCCCCCAGGGCTTGGCTTTAACCGGTCCCTGATGACGCACTTGATACGCACCTTTCGCCATATCACAGGCGGGATCACCATTATTAAACCGCTCAACAAACACCTGATAAAACACCTGTTGTGGCACCCATGCAGGCGGCGCAACACCCACCACTATCTTAAAGCTCTGCTCTCGCATCGGCATATGTGGCGATTCACCGGCGGCATCCAGCCACAACTGGTTATCCTCAGTCACCACCTTGAAGCAATACACTGTGGTAGGTTCCGCTGGATTTAATGGCAATTCAGCTTGATAGCTGAGCCAATCGCCAGCACCTGCAGAGGTGAGAGTCATCGGCAGCAGATACTCTTCGTTATCCGGCTCCGCACGCAGAAACACCTGCTTTGCATTGAGACTTGAATGCAATAACAGAGTGACCAGGTAAGAGTGATCAGACGGAACCAGATAAGGGGCGATCTGCCAATGTAATAAACGCTGGCCGGAAGCGGCAGCAGAAGACAAGTCAGTAATAGGCGAGGCGGTAATAGGCGACATAAGATCACTCCATGGAAAAATACCTCCTCAGAGACTAGATCTAACCGTTAAAAAGTAACAGCGACAGTCACGACAAAACGAGTAACAACTTCGCACTCAGGTATGTTTTAGCAGTGCAGCAGAGCAAATAAAGCAGATGTCTTACCGCCTATCAAAGCTGCTTCACTTCAGGATGCCGCTCGCTGGCATATTCGTGATAAATATCGTCTAAGTACAGACATATTTCCTCGGCCGTTAACTCCGCAGGGATCACTACATCATAAACGCGGACGGCGATACCGCAATCGGGCGCGGTGAACAATAGCCACTCACCCTTGCTCCGTTGCACGCTCATCGACTTACCAAACACGTCAAATTTCAACTTCACGTTGACTCATCCCATCACAACACAACACAGTTATATATATGTAGTACTAACTAAAATCTTAGCTAAAGTTAAATTTTAACAAGATTGAGTCATAGTCAAATCAAGGCACTGCTCGTTCAACTCATTACCACCATCGCACCTCAAACACCCCCCACTAAGTGTATTGAATGCCATGCACCCGCAATAAAGCTCATCTCCTGCGGCGCAGTTGGCATACAACCGCCATGG includes:
- a CDS encoding DUF7661 family protein — translated: MKLKFDVFGKSMSVQRSKGEWLLFTAPDCGIAVRVYDVVIPAELTAEEICLYLDDIYHEYASERHPEVKQL